One genomic region from Bradyrhizobium icense encodes:
- a CDS encoding cytochrome C oxidase subunit IV family protein: protein MHMRYSPDRLDLTLLALIALAFATMALAGVARNPVLAAGIVLALAAVKGRRILLDYLNLRSAPALWRGLATAWLMLIVGFAWAVSAVSALLS from the coding sequence ATGCATATGCGCTACTCGCCGGACCGTCTGGATCTCACGTTGCTGGCGCTGATTGCGCTTGCTTTCGCGACCATGGCGCTCGCTGGCGTCGCCCGAAATCCGGTGCTCGCCGCCGGCATCGTTCTCGCCCTTGCTGCAGTCAAGGGCCGCAGGATCCTGCTCGATTACCTCAACTTGCGGTCTGCGCCGGCGCTCTGGCGCGGGCTTGCGACCGCGTGGCTGATGCTGATCGTGGGCTTCGCCTGGGCCGTGTCCGCCGTCTCGGCCCTGCTGTCCTGA